A genomic segment from Methanolobus zinderi encodes:
- a CDS encoding pyridoxal phosphate-dependent aminotransferase — protein sequence MGAQKFAQRVLDIDISGIRKMFEAAGSDAINLGLGQPDFDTPEHIKQAAIDAINDGFTAYTYGAGIQELREAISSKFERENDLSVSPDEVIVTSGASEALEIAIASIVGPGDEVMIANPGFVSYNALVGIMGGKVSSLPLGDDLTIRPEDVMERITSKTKAFIINSPSNPTGAVQSKSDMKAFAEIADDHDITLISDEVYEHFIYEGEHVSPARFSDNVVTVNAVSKTYSMTGWRLGYVAARREYTEQMLKVHQYVQACANSIAQKAAVAALNGPLDPVIRMRDEFRQRRDILVEGLNSLGLKCDLPKGAFYAFPQVENSTEVATKLISNGVVVVPGTAFGDGGEGYIRLSYASSQENIKKALQIMEDVL from the coding sequence ATGGGCGCTCAGAAGTTTGCACAAAGGGTACTGGATATAGATATCTCCGGAATAAGGAAGATGTTCGAAGCCGCAGGCTCGGATGCTATCAATCTTGGTCTGGGGCAGCCCGATTTTGACACTCCGGAACATATAAAACAGGCTGCTATTGATGCCATAAACGATGGCTTTACAGCTTATACCTATGGAGCAGGTATCCAGGAACTTCGTGAGGCCATCAGTTCCAAGTTCGAGCGGGAGAATGATCTCAGCGTATCTCCCGATGAGGTCATTGTTACATCAGGCGCATCAGAGGCGCTTGAAATAGCCATTGCTTCGATTGTAGGTCCCGGGGATGAGGTGATGATAGCAAACCCTGGCTTTGTCTCATACAATGCCCTTGTGGGCATCATGGGCGGAAAAGTCTCCTCACTTCCACTTGGGGACGACCTGACCATCAGGCCCGAAGATGTTATGGAGCGTATCACCTCGAAGACAAAGGCGTTCATTATCAACTCTCCTTCAAACCCAACAGGTGCGGTGCAGAGCAAGAGTGATATGAAGGCCTTTGCAGAGATTGCCGATGATCACGATATCACACTTATCTCGGATGAAGTCTACGAGCATTTCATCTACGAGGGAGAGCATGTCAGTCCCGCTCGCTTCTCTGATAATGTGGTCACGGTCAATGCCGTATCCAAGACATATTCCATGACAGGCTGGAGGCTTGGCTATGTGGCTGCCAGGCGAGAGTACACGGAACAGATGCTAAAGGTTCACCAGTATGTACAGGCATGTGCCAATTCCATTGCACAGAAGGCAGCAGTTGCCGCCCTCAACGGTCCACTTGATCCTGTGATTAGGATGCGCGATGAGTTCAGGCAGCGCAGGGACATCCTTGTAGAGGGACTTAATTCCCTTGGCTTGAAATGTGATCTTCCAAAAGGTGCTTTTTATGCATTCCCGCAGGTCGAGAACTCAACAGAGGTCGCAACCAAGCTGATATCAAACGGTGTAGTAGTGGTTCCGGGAACAGCTTTCGGTGATGGCGGAGAAGGCTATATACGTCTCTCATATGCATCTTCCCAGGAGAACATAAAGAAAGCCCTGCAAATAATGGAAGATGTTCTTTGA
- the hxlB gene encoding 6-phospho-3-hexuloisomerase: MKEIDMTECEHLKSSILLMAVHLEKLAGEIDNDSIKEMLTEVLEARRIFVLGAGRSGLVGRAFAMRLMHLGLSSHVVGETTTPAVSNEDVIIAISGSGQTRSVADLGKVAKDIGAKVVAITSNKESKLGDLADVVVELPGRAKEDIGGYLERHMRGEYTYLTPLGTSFETSASVFLDAVIAELIYITGASEADLKSRHTNIE, encoded by the coding sequence ATGAAAGAAATAGATATGACCGAATGTGAACATCTAAAATCCTCTATCCTGCTCATGGCAGTACACCTCGAAAAACTGGCAGGTGAGATCGATAATGATTCTATCAAGGAGATGTTGACAGAGGTTCTGGAAGCCAGACGCATTTTCGTCCTGGGAGCCGGTAGGTCAGGTCTTGTGGGCAGAGCTTTTGCCATGAGACTTATGCACCTCGGACTCTCGTCCCATGTTGTGGGAGAAACAACAACACCTGCCGTAAGCAATGAAGACGTTATTATCGCCATATCCGGTTCGGGCCAGACGCGCTCGGTTGCCGACCTCGGAAAGGTAGCAAAGGATATCGGTGCCAAGGTCGTGGCCATCACTTCCAACAAGGAGTCCAAACTCGGAGACCTTGCGGATGTTGTCGTAGAGCTGCCCGGAAGGGCCAAGGAAGATATCGGCGGCTACCTTGAACGTCACATGCGCGGTGAATATACTTACCTGACACCACTGGGTACTTCTTTTGAAACTTCAGCAAGCGTTTTCCTTGATGCTGTTATCGCAGAGCTGATCTATATCACGGGCGCATCCGAAGCAGACCTTAAATCCAGGCACACCAATATCGAGTAA
- a CDS encoding DUF2073 domain-containing protein codes for MDLISEHRLSEMTPVEKVRFIIDEVKEGKILVLEKGLSPEEEASLIEMTMTFIEPDGFSGIEMESYPSEVDTSFLGKILKKNSTKSRLTVIGPADQLKTLKKDRNMISALVSNQK; via the coding sequence ATGGATCTGATATCAGAGCACAGGCTTTCCGAGATGACTCCGGTCGAGAAGGTCAGATTCATTATTGATGAGGTTAAAGAAGGTAAGATACTTGTCCTTGAGAAGGGCCTGAGTCCGGAGGAAGAGGCAAGTCTTATCGAGATGACAATGACATTTATAGAACCTGACGGTTTTTCAGGTATTGAGATGGAGAGCTATCCTTCAGAGGTTGATACTTCCTTTTTGGGTAAGATCCTGAAAAAGAATTCCACAAAGTCCAGGCTGACGGTTATCGGGCCTGCGGACCAGTTGAAGACCTTGAAGAAGGACCGCAACATGATAAGTGCTCTTGTCTCCAACCAAAAATGA
- a CDS encoding Era-like GTP-binding protein, protein MGVIKKFKKNFANFFNKLFKKQNARIGIYGPPNAGKTTLANRILRDWTGDAMGSVSHVAHETRRARRREGVTIKANGNSLTLDIIDTPGLATKIDFHEFMEQGMDETESKRRAKEATEGVIEAVKWLENLDGVILVMDATEDPFTQVNVTVIGNMEARTLPLLIVANKVDLPESSPSTIRDAFPQHPMVAISALEGKNIDTLYEEIAKRFG, encoded by the coding sequence ATGGGTGTAATAAAAAAATTCAAAAAGAATTTCGCAAACTTTTTTAATAAACTGTTTAAAAAGCAAAATGCGCGTATTGGAATATATGGTCCGCCAAACGCCGGAAAAACCACTCTTGCCAACAGGATACTCAGGGACTGGACAGGCGATGCCATGGGCTCTGTCTCACATGTGGCCCATGAGACCAGAAGGGCAAGAAGAAGGGAAGGCGTAACGATAAAGGCCAACGGCAATTCACTTACCCTTGATATTATCGATACTCCGGGACTGGCTACCAAGATCGATTTCCATGAGTTTATGGAGCAGGGTATGGATGAGACCGAATCAAAAAGAAGAGCAAAGGAAGCCACAGAAGGTGTGATCGAGGCTGTTAAATGGCTTGAGAACCTGGATGGTGTAATCCTTGTGATGGATGCTACCGAGGACCCTTTCACTCAGGTAAATGTGACTGTGATCGGAAACATGGAAGCACGTACTCTTCCTCTCCTGATTGTTGCCAACAAGGTGGACCTGCCCGAATCATCCCCTTCGACCATCAGGGATGCTTTCCCGCAACATCCAATGGTTGCTATATCAGCCTTGGAGGGAAAGAACATAGATACTCTGTATGAAGAAATTGCAAAGAGGTTTGGGTGA
- a CDS encoding phosphate uptake regulator PhoU — protein sequence MKKRGIKIETRKVQQTGGSTYIISLPKPWADKVGIKTGSRITLHPQPDGKLVIDPIHDSPPIKKCSIDVSGRIGDVLKRDLIAAYLVGSDIIEIKADRILADQKNTIREMCYKLIGPEIIEETAKKVVIQDLLNPDEISIKKSVRRMFLISNSMHMDAIRAIKTLDNDLALDIDHRDDDVDRLFLLIAKQYRAVLRGAKLPDAAETSIDEYHDLRMAAGPIERIADHARKIAKVTFSLKEPIPDDIMSMVEKTSDLSRKIVEDAIDSLYNSDVDLANQVIESVEKMSPLIKKLNEASLKLSSSEAIVAMGTVIDSIDRTGDYGSNIAEIAINSAMVNQKM from the coding sequence TTGAAAAAAAGAGGGATTAAAATAGAAACAAGAAAGGTTCAGCAAACAGGTGGTTCTACATATATAATTTCTCTTCCGAAACCCTGGGCGGACAAAGTAGGTATAAAAACAGGAAGCAGGATCACATTACACCCTCAACCGGACGGGAAACTTGTTATTGATCCCATTCATGATTCTCCTCCTATCAAGAAATGCAGTATAGATGTAAGCGGCAGGATAGGGGATGTCCTGAAAAGGGATCTTATTGCAGCATATCTTGTGGGCTCCGATATAATAGAGATCAAGGCCGACAGGATACTTGCGGATCAGAAAAATACTATCAGGGAAATGTGTTATAAACTGATAGGTCCGGAGATCATTGAGGAAACAGCTAAAAAGGTTGTTATCCAGGATCTGCTCAATCCGGATGAGATATCAATAAAGAAGAGTGTTCGTCGCATGTTCCTGATCTCGAACTCCATGCATATGGATGCCATAAGAGCAATCAAGACACTTGATAACGATCTTGCACTTGATATCGATCACCGTGACGATGATGTCGATCGCTTATTCCTTTTAATAGCAAAACAGTACAGGGCGGTTCTCAGGGGTGCCAAGCTGCCGGATGCGGCGGAAACCTCCATAGATGAATACCATGACCTGAGAATGGCAGCAGGTCCCATTGAGCGTATAGCGGACCATGCCCGCAAGATCGCCAAGGTCACGTTCTCTCTCAAGGAACCGATACCTGATGATATCATGTCCATGGTGGAGAAGACCAGTGATCTGTCCCGCAAAATTGTGGAGGATGCTATTGATTCTCTGTATAATTCCGATGTCGATCTTGCCAACCAGGTGATCGAAAGCGTTGAAAAGATGTCCCCGTTGATCAAAAAACTCAACGAGGCCAGCCTGAAACTTAGTTCTAGCGAGGCTATAGTTGCCATGGGAACTGTTATTGACAGTATTGACAGGACAGGGGACTACGGCTCGAATATAGCTGAAATAGCAATAAATTCTGCAATGGTGAATCAGAAAATGTAA
- a CDS encoding UbiA family prenyltransferase yields the protein MSSNGLITLPDVLLNKHVQNSLFADKKLIATLHLLKSSLLVSISGALRIYIAFLLIQAEYIALHCIAGGLIIYSVYTLDRAMGVEEDAVNRTELKGASARTALFISLICFIIGALVLATGGLLAIAFLPLVTGYLYTKGLKIGRFKLRLKGSMGVKNTVVGLSWGAFIAGIAGAYSANLLPTVLVFLFFGTKLFINSTVYDFRDIKGDFLAGIRTLPVALGEQNTRRLLFCMHVVSHAALLFFLLNGVIGFEPIVLIYSLLAGMITIRNFTHQAEVESASEQTKRLFLVDGESSSIVGLRTITGLVL from the coding sequence ATGAGTTCAAATGGCTTAATAACCCTACCGGACGTTTTACTCAATAAACACGTACAGAACAGCTTATTTGCAGACAAGAAACTGATAGCCACCCTTCACCTGTTGAAAAGTTCCCTGCTTGTGTCAATTTCAGGGGCTCTCAGGATATATATAGCTTTTTTACTTATCCAGGCAGAATATATTGCCCTTCACTGTATTGCAGGAGGACTGATCATATACTCGGTCTATACGCTTGACAGGGCGATGGGTGTTGAAGAAGATGCGGTTAACAGAACAGAGCTAAAAGGTGCATCCGCCAGAACAGCTCTTTTCATATCGCTGATATGTTTTATAATCGGAGCACTCGTCCTTGCCACCGGCGGACTTCTTGCAATTGCATTCTTACCTCTTGTTACAGGATACCTCTACACCAAGGGTCTGAAAATAGGTAGATTCAAATTAAGACTCAAGGGTAGTATGGGAGTTAAGAACACTGTTGTCGGCCTTTCCTGGGGAGCTTTCATTGCAGGAATTGCCGGTGCTTACTCAGCAAATCTACTCCCTACCGTACTGGTCTTCCTCTTCTTCGGTACAAAACTTTTCATAAACTCCACTGTTTACGATTTCAGGGACATAAAAGGTGATTTCCTCGCAGGTATCAGAACACTGCCTGTAGCTCTCGGAGAGCAGAACACAAGAAGACTACTCTTTTGTATGCACGTGGTTTCCCATGCAGCATTGTTGTTCTTCCTGCTAAACGGAGTTATCGGATTCGAGCCGATCGTATTAATATACAGCCTGCTGGCCGGCATGATCACTATCAGGAACTTCACACATCAGGCAGAAGTAGAAAGTGCGTCTGAA